A single window of Salvia splendens isolate huo1 chromosome 8, SspV2, whole genome shotgun sequence DNA harbors:
- the LOC121744463 gene encoding germin-like protein subfamily 1 member 11, giving the protein MASSAILCITLALINSICISLAFDTRPLLDICVTDPTGIGKCKDPKFVTANDFSMTGLDRPRPFNSYGVAPVFASAATIPGFNTMGQTFIRVEFAPNGFLPPHTHPRASEIIYVLEGTMEVGFVTSYPDYKYYSKVLNKGDVTIIPFGLIHTVRNVARGKSVITASFNSQNPGFIFVPDSVFAAKPAINSTYLAGAFKLYEKTVKDLQTKMWFI; this is encoded by the exons ATGGCTTCCTCTGCAATCTTGTGTATCACATTAGCCTTGATCAATTCCATTTGCATCTCCTTGGCCTTCGACACTCGTCCTCTTCTAGATATTTGCGTCACAGATCCCACCGGAATCG GAAAATGCAAGGACCCTAAATTTGTTACCGCGAATGACTTCTCCATGACCGGTCTGGATCGGCCCAGACCCTTTAATTCGTACGGCGTTGCCCCCGTCTTTGCATCTGCAGCTACAATACCGGGGTTTAACACTATGGGCCAGACATTTATACGCGTGGAGTTTGCACCGAATGGGTTCTTGCCGCCCCACACACACCCTAGGGCATCGGAGATCATCTATGTCTTGGAAGGTACAATGGAAGTCGGATTTGTAACATCATACCCAGACTACAAATATTATAGCAAAGTCCTTAACAAAGGTGATGTCACCATCATCCCTTTCGGCCTCATTCACACCGTGCGCAACGTAGCTAGGGGGAAGAGTGTCATAACGGCCTCCTTCAATAGCCAGAATCCGGGATTTATTTTCGTCCCCGACTCTGTTTTCGCGGCCAAACCCGCCATCAACAGCACTTATCTAGCCGGAGCATTTAAGCTGTACGAAAAAACTGTCAAAGATTTGCAGACTAAAATGTGGTTTATTTAA